The window GATGACCAGACGAACGATGTCCCTTGGCGAGAGGGTCCTGGCCTTGGCGGCTCGTTCGTAGTACCTTCTGGCCGCCGTGTCGAATGGCTGCCCCAGGTTGGCATACGGACAAAACAACCAATCATCTGACACATGTTTCCAGTCATAGAGGTGCCCAAGACCATGCATTTCCAGCAGGGGCAGAGGGTGGCCAGCGGCCTGGATATCCCGGGTCGCCTTGCGGGCCACGGCCAAGGCGATCTCGGCAATCCTGGGACAATCCTGGAGATCGATCTCCTTGAGCGTGATCCGGCCCAGTTCGAAACGGATGTTCTTCAACGCATCAAGGGGAATGATGGCCATGGGGAGCTCCGTCCAACCATGATTTTTTTGACGAAACAATCCTGGCCAAGGCGGCAATTTAGACAAGTACGGTCAGCCAGGGGCCTAGCGCATCCGGAGCCCTTCGAACTTCCAGCTTTCCATGCCGATGGGGCTCCAGAAACCGCCTGAGTTGCCGTAAAAGGTCACCGAGGACGAACCCTTGATGGTGTTGGCCGTGGCCCAGCTGATGATGGCCTCGTAGCGGGCGGCCAGGTTGGGCTGACCCAGGGCGTAGGGGGTTTCTAGGGTGAAGCGCCATGCCCCGCCCGGAAAGTCGGGGTCCACGTCCTGAAAGGTTCCTTGAACCGAACCTGAAGGCGTGGTCAGGGTCGCCATGGCCCCTTGCTGGGTAATGGTCCAGGTTTCCTGCTTGGTGAAACCTTCGCGGATTTTTCCCTGGGGGGTGGAGGTGGCAATGATGGTGGCCGTGATCTGCCACCGGCCGTCGACTGGCATGGGACCGGCCCAGGCTGAATAACAGAGAGCGAAAACGAGACAGGCCGCAGATACGAAACGGTACCCATTCATGGCGATTCCCTCCTTTGTTTTTCGCCGGACTTGAAGGCGGACAGTCGACTCAACAACCCAGTGCAGAGAAAGCCCAGGCCGAGGCCGAAGCCGAAGGCCTGGAAAACGGCCATGGTCAGTTCGCGAGCCTTGGTCGCCAGCCAATTGTTTTTGCGGATCCGGATGTCCTCCAAGGCCACTTTGAACTCGTGCTCCTGGGCGTCTATGGTCTGAAGACGGTCGCTGGTGACGAGTTCATCAACTGGGGTGCCGGCGATGAACATCTGAAAGTCATTGGCGGTCTGGGAAAGAGGCAGGGCCATGGAAGCCGGGGTCCACCAGATGTCCTTTGGGCCCCAGAAAGCGCCGACCAGGGACGTGGCCAGGGTGGAGCCGAAGACAAAGGTGGTGATGACGCCGAAGATGAGCATGCCGTTCAGTGGTTTTTTCATGGGGCCTCCGTTCCGGGAGATTGTTTGGGTTTATTCGTTTTGTAAAAGTATCTCCGTAGTTGGATTTCAGTTCGGGCTCAGTGTATTCCCCGTGGATTGAGAACGAGTTCGTGTTCCCGGTGTCTCAAGGACCGGACGGTCAAGGCCATGGTTCCCAATCGATATCGCCCCGGTCCGGGGCAGATATCCAGTATTTTTGGCACATTCATCATCAAGGTTTTGGAATGGCTGTCCAATGTTTTCGCGTCGGCGTATAGCGTGACGTCGTGGACGGGTCTGGCCACAGAGAGACATTGAACACGTTTTTTCAAGTCGAGCAAGGTTTTCGGCTGTTCAAAGTCGATATATTCTTCGATGAGAGATGGATTGTCGACATAGACGGTATCAAACCATGGTTCAGCCCACTCGAGCAAGTTCATGTCGGCATTTCTCAGAACAAGCCCAACGTCATATTTGTGTGGTGGATGAATTCCCATATGTTCATCCCAACAATTTTCTGACTTAATACCCCATTTTCTTATAAAGTTTCTTTGGCTTTTCATATATTGATTCATCCATTCCCGATCATTTTTGTTGTTCGAAAATTTTGTTGATTTGGAACAAAAATGATAGACTGAAGTATCCCGAATTTGTCCAACACGAGCTCCTGCAAGCTTAACTCGAATATACAGATCGTCATCGTCAGCCATGTATTTCAAGAAGAGATGATCAACGCCGCCGATTTTCAAGAATAGATTTCTACTTGTCATCCATGGAAAAAAGAGGGCCTGGAAAATTTGGCCCGATTGGTCTCGATTGTTGGAGGCCGCCCAGTGCAAAAAACCATTTTCGTCAAAGGTTTCGAGACGATCACCAAAGTCGTAAATAGTCTTGTCCGGCGATGGGGGATAGACTGGCGGTTCGACTCGGAAGGCACAAAGAAAGTCCAAGGATTCACGACCTGCTAGCATCTGCCGGTCAAAATTTTTTGGGATGTACATGTCCGTATGCAGCATACAGATGTCATCGCTCGAGGCCAAGGAAACGGCCTTGTTATAGGCGTACGCAATGCCGATGTTTTCCGGTTCAAAATGCTTCACGACGAGGGGATCGTCCACCGACTCCATCCATTGGCGTGACCCATCCGAAGATCCGTCATCAAGCAAGATCACCTCGTGATGGGCGCCGAGGTTGCGCCGCAGAGATTCATAACAGAATCGGAAATATGGCAAGGCGTTGAAGTTGCAAATGATGAAACTGATTCTCCCCATCAAGACACCCTCTTCAGATTAGCAACTTCATTTAGATACGAATCAAGTTTGCCCGCGATCCGCTTCATTGAGAACTGATCCATGGCCAGCCGCGCCTTTCCTCCAATTTCAGGATTCACTCGACCACAGACGACATCGTTCATTTTGGTCACCAGTTCACGTTCGTCCACCTCGGCCCAACGCATGCCGACCTCGAAGACAGGAGGAAGAAAGTGCAAATCCTCTTCTTCGATTTTGCCCAGTCTGAAGTCCAGGCAAAGGGCGTTTTCGATATTCATGTATTCCATGTTGCCAGACCATCCGGTGGCCAGAACCAATTTCCCATGGGCCATCGCTTCGCTGATTCCCAGACCCCAGGCTTCACCTCGATGAGGGGACACATACGCGTCGCACAGGGCATGGAGGGCCGAGATCTGTTTTTCTGAAAGATCTTCCGGCAAAGAGATAACTCCCGGTAGGCCGGACAAGTCAAGCGCATGGCGGTATTGCTTGACCACAAGCCGGGCCCGATTTCTCGGCAGCAGGGCAAAGGCCCGAAGCAGAACGGCAATGTTCTTTCGCGCGTTCCTCGCATCGCAGATGGTGTAGAATATCGTCGCCCGGCTTCGAAAGTGGCCTGCACTGAGGCCCAATCGTTCACTGATGAACTCAGTATCCTTCCTGGAGGGGGACACTCTTTCGACGACATGAGGAAGAACGCGCACCACACGGTTGTGTCCGGAAAAGGCGGCAGCGGAGAAACTGGAAGGGGTCCATATCTGGTCCACCAATTCGAGGTGTGGAATGAATTTTTGCGGAAGACGTTCCAGTTCCCAGACGAAATAGCCGACTATCGGCTTGGTCCGGAGAGTCGGCCATCGCTCGACATGACAAGGAATCCTATCCGGTTCGTCGTGGAGTACGCATACGTCGGCCTCCTGGGGACTTTCCACGAGTTCATGACCAAGGAGCCGCAAACATTGGATATAGTGGGCGCCGGCCTTGGCATGGCTCACATAGTTGGAGGTCAGATAGAAAACTTTCACTCACTCATTTCCGGGCCTGGGCCTAAAGGGCGATACCGCCCCGAGGATATGGCCGAGTACATTTTGTTCCGTTGCAGGTGGCGGATGGAACTCTTGGAATGTTTGATGACAATGTTCGGCAAGAGCATGACCGAATCGGGGTTATCGTGGGTTTCCAGCGGGAATTCGTGGCATCCGGGCGAGGCGTCAAGTGAGGGGGATGTGTTTCTCCAGCGAACCCCTCGAATCACCAGACGGAATTGCCAGTCTGGCCAAACCCCTGTGTCCACACCATCGATCAGGTTACGCCTGGACATGCCCACAACCCGCATCCCGGGGTTATTCTTCAGCGTTTTGTTCAGCACCTCGGGCAAGATGGACATGGCGTCCGTGTCCAATCTTTCATCCGCATCAAGCATCAGCAGCCAGTCCTCAGCCAGGCGCTTGGCCACGGCATTGCGCTGAGCGGCAAAATCCCCCTGCAATCCGCGTCTGAAGACGACGAGACCAGGATGTTCCCACCTCTTTACTATGTTCAAGGCGTCATTGGAGTCGGGCCTGTCATCCACGGCGACGTAGATTCTCTGGAAAAATGACGCGTGATGTTGGAACCAAGCCAGCACCAAATCGTCGGGTTCCGGACCAAGGATCATCCCCAGGGCGATGTTCATGGCTGTCATTCATCCCCGATTTCGAGGGATCGGGTCGTTGAGGTCCATTTTGTCAGGGCCAGATCGGCCAGGGCGTTGATTACGCTGGCCGCCAAAGCCGAACCGCCCTTGCGTCCGGCCAGGGTGATGAATGGGATTTCCATTTGGGCCATGAGTAGGTCCTTGGATTCGGCGGCGTGGACAAAGCCCACGGGCATGCCGACGATGAGGGCCGGCCGGGATAGGCCCTGTTCGATGCGTTCAAGGAGCCTGATCAGGGCTGTGGGCGCGTTGCCGATGACGTGAATGGCCGGACGAAATTCATCCTCGGCCAGGTCCACGGCCGCCCTGGCCCGGGTGGTCCCCGAGGCCTGGGCCAGCTCGGCCGTCCTGGGATCGGTCATGAGACAGTTCACCGTGCAGCACAACGGAGTCAGGCGGCGCTCGGGAATGCCGCAACGGGCCATGTGCGTGTCGGTGACCATGGCGCAGCCATGAGTCAGGGCGGCCAGCCCGGCCGTGACGGCCCGGGGGTGGAAGCGGACCAGGTCCAGAAGCTCGAAATCGGCCGTGGTGTGGATCATGCGTCGGACAATGGCCCACTCGGCCCCGGCAAAGGGCCGGGGTTCGGGAACTTCAACGTCGATGACGGCCAGGGAGCGGGCCTCGATCTCTTCGGGCCGCAGCGTCGGAAAGGCGTTCATGGTCGTGTCTCCAGAAGATTCTTGATGGCTGGCCAGTCGAGGTTTTGAATCACGGCGTCGGCCAGACGGTCCAGGGCCTGGTCGAGATCGGGCGCGGCCGAAGCGGGCTCCAGAGGCAAAAGAACCTTGCGGGCCCGCAGCCCGTTCAGCCACCAGCGGCGAAATGTCGGGGCGTCGAACAGGCCGTGGACATAGGTGCCCCAGACGGGCAGGCGGGGGTGGCCATGGCCCAGGATGTGGCCCCCGGCCAGAACCACCGGGATGGGCTCGGCTTCGCCGGATTTGACCGTGGTTTGGCCGTGGTGGATTTCATAGCCGTCAAGGTCCAGGTTTGACGGCACATGGCGAGCCTTGATCCGGGAGAGCCGCTTGTCAGCCTCCAGGGTGGTCGTCAGGTTCAGGAGGCCCAGGCCCGGGGAGCGCTGACGGTTCGATTCCAGGGCGTGGGGGTCCAGGATGTCTTCCCCCAGCATCTGATAGCCGCCGCAAATGCCCACGATCTCCGCTCCTTCCCGGGCCAGACGTCGCAAAGCCTCGTCCAGGTTGGCGGCTCGGATGAAATCCAGATCGGGGACCACGGCCTTGGACCCGGGAATGATGACCGCGTCCGGGGCAAGGTCGTGCAAATTTCGACCGGAGGACACCCGAACAAGGTCCACGTCAGGCTCCCGGGTCAAGACATCCAGATCGGTGGCGTTGGAGATGCGGGGCAGATCCAGACAGGCGATGACCAGCTCCCGGCCTTGGGCGCGGGAGACGGGCAGAGCCTTGAAACTGACCGAATCCTCGTCGGGCAGGCCGAGATCGGGCAGAAAGGGAAGAACGCCCAGACCAGGAAGGCCGGTGCGGGCGGTGACGAAATTTTCGGCGTTGCCGAGCAGGCCCGGGTCGCCCCGGAACTTGTTCAGGACGAATCCGGCCAAAAGGCTCCGCTCCCAGGGTTCCAGACAATGCCAGGTGCCGAGAATGGAGGCAAAGGCCCCGCCGCGGTCGATGTCGGCGACCAGAATGACCCGGGCCCGAGCCTCGCGGGCCATGGCCATGTTGACGATATCAAAGGCCTTCAGGTTGACTTCGGCCGGGCTGCCGGCCCCTTCCAGAACCATGACCTCGAAGCCCGAGGCCAACTCGGCGTAGGCCCGGCAGACCGTGGGCCAGAGATCGGCCTTGGTCCGGAAATAGTCCCGGGCCTCCATGGTACCCTGGGGTCGACCCAGGACGACGACCTGGGAGCCGGTGTCCGAGCCGGGTTTCAGCAAGACCGGATTCATGCGGACGTCGGCCTCCAGGCCGCAGGCCCGGGCCTGGAGGATTTGGGCCCGGCCCATTTCCAATCCGTCTAGGGTGACCCCTGAGTTGAGGGACATGTTCTGGGCCTTGAAGGGAGCCACCCGGAGGCCCTCCCGCCGCAGGGCCCGGCAGATGCCGGCGGCCACCAGGCTTTTTCCCGCATTGGAGCAGGTGCCCTGGATCATGAGGGCCGGGGGCAGAACCGGCTGGGGCTTGGCTGTGGCCATAGGGCTCGATGGGCGCACCTCGAGGGCGATCTCCAGCTTCTCCAAGAGGACGTCAGTCTCGGCGGTGGGCCGCACGGCCAGGCGGATGAAAGACGTATCCAGCCCGGGGATGGTCGAGCAGTCACGGACGAGGATGCGGTGTTCGGCCAATGTCCGGGCCAGTTCCGGTGCCCTGGGGTGATCCTGGTCCAGGCGGGCCAGGAGAAAATTGGCCCTGGAGGGGAAAACGTCCAGGCCCAGGGATTTCAGACCCCGGGCCAGATGGTCCCGCAAGGCCGGGATGGCCCGGGCGCTGGCCTCCACATGGTCCGTGTCCTTCATGGCCCATTGGCCCACGGCCTGGGCCACGGCGTTGACGGTCCAAGGGGGGAGCTGGTTTTTCAGGGACGAGATGAGGCGGGGCGCTCCCAG is drawn from Deltaproteobacteria bacterium and contains these coding sequences:
- a CDS encoding glycosyltransferase family 2 protein, which translates into the protein MMGRISFIICNFNALPYFRFCYESLRRNLGAHHEVILLDDGSSDGSRQWMESVDDPLVVKHFEPENIGIAYAYNKAVSLASSDDICMLHTDMYIPKNFDRQMLAGRESLDFLCAFRVEPPVYPPSPDKTIYDFGDRLETFDENGFLHWAASNNRDQSGQIFQALFFPWMTSRNLFLKIGGVDHLFLKYMADDDDLYIRVKLAGARVGQIRDTSVYHFCSKSTKFSNNKNDREWMNQYMKSQRNFIRKWGIKSENCWDEHMGIHPPHKYDVGLVLRNADMNLLEWAEPWFDTVYVDNPSLIEEYIDFEQPKTLLDLKKRVQCLSVARPVHDVTLYADAKTLDSHSKTLMMNVPKILDICPGPGRYRLGTMALTVRSLRHREHELVLNPRGIH
- a CDS encoding glycosyltransferase produces the protein MKVFYLTSNYVSHAKAGAHYIQCLRLLGHELVESPQEADVCVLHDEPDRIPCHVERWPTLRTKPIVGYFVWELERLPQKFIPHLELVDQIWTPSSFSAAAFSGHNRVVRVLPHVVERVSPSRKDTEFISERLGLSAGHFRSRATIFYTICDARNARKNIAVLLRAFALLPRNRARLVVKQYRHALDLSGLPGVISLPEDLSEKQISALHALCDAYVSPHRGEAWGLGISEAMAHGKLVLATGWSGNMEYMNIENALCLDFRLGKIEEEDLHFLPPVFEVGMRWAEVDERELVTKMNDVVCGRVNPEIGGKARLAMDQFSMKRIAGKLDSYLNEVANLKRVS
- a CDS encoding glycosyltransferase, with protein sequence MTAMNIALGMILGPEPDDLVLAWFQHHASFFQRIYVAVDDRPDSNDALNIVKRWEHPGLVVFRRGLQGDFAAQRNAVAKRLAEDWLLMLDADERLDTDAMSILPEVLNKTLKNNPGMRVVGMSRRNLIDGVDTGVWPDWQFRLVIRGVRWRNTSPSLDASPGCHEFPLETHDNPDSVMLLPNIVIKHSKSSIRHLQRNKMYSAISSGRYRPLGPGPEMSE
- a CDS encoding precorrin-8X methylmutase, which encodes MNAFPTLRPEEIEARSLAVIDVEVPEPRPFAGAEWAIVRRMIHTTADFELLDLVRFHPRAVTAGLAALTHGCAMVTDTHMARCGIPERRLTPLCCTVNCLMTDPRTAELAQASGTTRARAAVDLAEDEFRPAIHVIGNAPTALIRLLERIEQGLSRPALIVGMPVGFVHAAESKDLLMAQMEIPFITLAGRKGGSALAASVINALADLALTKWTSTTRSLEIGDE
- a CDS encoding cobyric acid synthase, whose amino-acid sequence is MNNPPPAHGGTVLALTRRLGCRPEEILDFSASLNPLGPPPWLDQAVARGLRDLTRYPDPWAGPLCQAAARLRNLDDSQVLAANGTSEIILALPRTLGLARAVIPVPAYAEYERACRLAAMETELLPLDAEPYFVLNVQAVEARLDQPTLVFLGHPANPSGSVLDLDAVLSLAGRHPDSFFAVDEAYADLCPGLPRLGSDLPDNVLVLWSLTKSLAIPGLRLGLALGAPRLISSLKNQLPPWTVNAVAQAVGQWAMKDTDHVEASARAIPALRDHLARGLKSLGLDVFPSRANFLLARLDQDHPRAPELARTLAEHRILVRDCSTIPGLDTSFIRLAVRPTAETDVLLEKLEIALEVRPSSPMATAKPQPVLPPALMIQGTCSNAGKSLVAAGICRALRREGLRVAPFKAQNMSLNSGVTLDGLEMGRAQILQARACGLEADVRMNPVLLKPGSDTGSQVVVLGRPQGTMEARDYFRTKADLWPTVCRAYAELASGFEVMVLEGAGSPAEVNLKAFDIVNMAMAREARARVILVADIDRGGAFASILGTWHCLEPWERSLLAGFVLNKFRGDPGLLGNAENFVTARTGLPGLGVLPFLPDLGLPDEDSVSFKALPVSRAQGRELVIACLDLPRISNATDLDVLTREPDVDLVRVSSGRNLHDLAPDAVIIPGSKAVVPDLDFIRAANLDEALRRLAREGAEIVGICGGYQMLGEDILDPHALESNRQRSPGLGLLNLTTTLEADKRLSRIKARHVPSNLDLDGYEIHHGQTTVKSGEAEPIPVVLAGGHILGHGHPRLPVWGTYVHGLFDAPTFRRWWLNGLRARKVLLPLEPASAAPDLDQALDRLADAVIQNLDWPAIKNLLETRP